The nucleotide sequence GCTCCGATGAACCTCTTGCGCGAGACGCCAAGAAGGATCGGGCAGCCCAAGGCATGAAACAAATCCAACCGCGCAAGAATTTCAATGTTGTGCGCGACGGTCTTGCCGAACCCGATACCCGGGTCGACAATGATCCGATCACGGGCGATGCCCGCGCTTTCGGCTGCCCCAATGCGTTCCGCAAGATGGTCATACACATCCAGCAATGCGTCGTCGTAACATGGCGCGTCCTGCATTGTCTCCGGATTGCCCTGCGTGTGCATCAGGCAAATCGGCACGTTAGACTTCGCGACGACATCCGCCATGTCCGGATCAAACGCCAGCGCAGACACATCGTTGAGCAGATGTACACCCGCCTGCAGACCGGCTTCGGCCACGGCCGCCTTGCGTGTGTCGAGGCTCAGAACGACGCCATCATTTGCAAGCCCTTCGACCATTGGCTGAATCCGCCGGATTTCTTCTTCCGCGGGGACGAAAGCCGCGCCCGGACGGGTCGATTCACCGCCGATGTCAATGATCGCCGCCCCATCATGTATCATCTGCCGAGCATGGCTCAGCGCCCTGTCCAGTCGCGTATAACGCCCACCGTCAGAAAAACTGTCCGGCGTCACATTCAGTATACCCATGACGCGTGGCATGGACCAATCCAGGGGGCCAAGCGGTCGGCGTGTCGTTGTCAGGCGCGTCAGGACGTCAGCAGGCGCCTCGCGGGCCGGGATCACCTCGGACACCCTGCCTTTTTCAAGACATTCGATCTGATCGAACCAGCACCAACCGTCTGCAAGCGTCATCGCACCAGGCGTTCGGACCGGATCAATACGGGATATGGGTCGGTAATAGGGCATCAGCCGTCAACCTTGACCCGTGTCTCTCCCGTCGCAGTCCACCGCCGCATCTCAGATGCGCCCAGACGCGTCGCCAGCCAGTGCGCAAGCATCTCCGCCGAACTGCCCAGTTCCGGTGCGTCTTCACGCGCATCAAGCACCAGCTTCGACGGTGCCCAAACCGCCAACCGCCCCTGCCGGATATCCCAATCCAGTTCCGTCCGCGACGCGACGACCACGCAGCGCTCATCCTGCGCAGCGAGCTTCCACGCACACTGCTCCAACGCCAGAAGATCAATTCGCCACTGCGCACGCGGATGGTCGGCCTGCGGTGCGGCCGTGTGAAGCGCGTCTACGCACAATACGGCCGGCCCCTCTTTCATCAGGGCGTCGATGCGGTCGCTCAAGTCGGCATCCAGTGCCTCTGCGCTGACGAAAACGATTATGGGCACCGGTTGTGAATCGGACGCACCCAGATGTCGGCTGGTCTTGCGATCACGAACCATCTCTACGCCGAGCGCACCACTCAGGCGGTCCAGCTTTTCGATACGGATACAAACGCAATCCGCCGCCGCATGGGTCAGGATGCGCGCGGCGATTCCTTCGGCCAGCGTTTCAAGCAGATCGACACGGGCGCCTGCGATCTCGTCCTCGATGGCCTGCGCAAGCACATCATAGGAGAGGATCGAGTCCACATCGTCTTCGCGGCGCTGGCCGGGGAATGGCACCAGTTCCACCGCGATGTTGAACCGAACCCGCTGCGAACGGCCGCGTTCCTGCTGAAACGCGCCGATTTCGATTTCCAAAGTATGATCGCGCAGGCTGATCATGTCGGGGGTCTGGGCCCCAACTGAACCTGCACGCGCTGGAAAGGCTCCGAATTCTGAAGCGGATTGGGTCACCTGCGTCTCCGTATCAGCGGCGTCATGTTGCCGTTGCGCAGGCCATATCGCGGTTTTTACCGCTGCGCCACCCGTTCAGACCGGCGATAGAAACGGTGCACACCGATGGCTGCCGTTCTGAAGAACTTGCGCGCCCAGCTCGGGCTAACGGCCGTCGTATGATAGTAGGTCGCACCTTGCGTCAACGCCAGTGGCGCACCTGCCAGAACCACGCCCGCAACGCGCTTCACCTGGGCATAAGCCCCTTTTTCACGGATCGTTTCAGGGTAGCCGTCACAGTTATAGGTGAACTGGCACTGGTACTTTTTACCCGTCCCCTGCTTGATTACCCCGCATACCGTATCTGGAAAAGATCCCGACTTAACCCGGTTCATGATGACCTCGGCCACCGCAAACTGCCCTTTTACGCTCTCGCCGCGCGCTTCGAAATAGAGCGCCTCCGAAAGACATTCCAACGCTTTGCCACCTTCCGGTGCAGGCTGCTGCGAGAGCCATGCTTTGGAGTAATCCAAATCCGAGAAATCTCGCTGCGGCTGAACCAGGGCACGGATACCCCCCTCATCAACCGAATCCATTGCGTCGCGTTCACGACCGAAAAGGTCAGATAGTTGCGACGAAAAAGTCGCGCTGGGGTCGTTGGACGTACTGATCGTCGCCTCTGCATGCGCCGCACCAGCACCCACGACTAGAAATGTCACACAAATTAATGGCAGCTTCTTCATAAGTTTTTCCGAGTTGCCTCAAACCCGGCGGGACATACAGAAGACTCCGCCAGAAAGGCAAATCCGGGGTAGGCAAGAAGCCGCCACGTAGCGTGTTGATTTTGCTACACAACGACCTAGGCCACTGAGTCTTGGTCATTTTTTGAACGGTTCCAAGTATCGATTCTGTCGGCGAAATCTCGCGCAATGTAAAAGAGTTAACCTTTTCGTGACGTCGATTCTTGGCTAACGCTGGGTGTTTGATTCGGTGGTTAACGCCTCTCACCCACCGAGTCGCGTCAGATCAGCGACCTGCGAACAGGTGGCCCTGATCCGATGTAAAAGGTTCAAACGATTCCTGCGCACGACCTGATTGTCCGAATTCACCTGAACGGCCTCGAAGAATGCGTCAATCGGCGTGCGCAATTCCGACATGGCGGACATGGCAGACGCGAAATCTTCATTCCGCATTGCCGGCCCAATCTTGCCATCCGCTGAATCGAGCGCGGCGAACAAGCTACGTTCTTCATTCGTTTCCGCCAGTTTCACATCCGGTCCAAAAGAGTACTCTACCCCGTCCTTATCTTCGGCCTGCGTCAGGATATTATTGGCGCGCTTGAACCCCTGCACCAGGTTCTCGCCATCGTCCGATTTCAGGAATGCGGACAAGGACTCCGCACGCTTCACGAGAAGCGTTAGATCGTCGTTGCCCGGCATGGACAGGCATGCATCAATCACATCGTGCGGAATGCCCTGATCGCGCAGATAGACCTTCAGCCGGTCATGAAAGAACGCCAAAAGGTCTCCCGCCAGCACGAGCGCGCATTCCTTTTCAACGCGCTCATCTGACAGGTCGGGGATACGCCCTTCTTCAAACGCACCCGCCTGAACCATCGCCGCCCGGTTCGCACGGATGGGCGCGAGCCAAACATCCAGCAGGCTGACACGCAGCTGGTTGGCGAGGATCAGCCGGATCACGCCCAAAGCGGCACGGCGCAGCGCGAACGGGTCTTTCGATCCGGTCGGCTTTTCGTCGATGGCCCAGAAACCTGTCAGCGTGTCGATCTTGTCGGCAAGTGCAACCGCCACCGAAACCGGATCACGCGGCACATCATCGGACGGCCCGAGCGGCTGGTAGTGGAACTGAGCGGCATCGGAGACCGCATCGGGCAAGTCAGCAAATTTACCGTAATATCGTCCCATAATCCCTTGAAGTTCCGGGAATTCATAGACCATCTCCGAGGACAGATCGACCTTGGCAATACGCGCCGCTTGCCCGGCCAACTGTGGTTCGGCACCGACGATCGGCGCGATTTCGCGGGCCAGCGTTGCAATACGCGCAATACGGTCGGCCTGGGAGCCCAACCTGTTGTGGAAAGTCACGTCTGCGAGCGGCTTGCCCATGCCTTCCAGCCCGCCCGACTGGATCGTACGCAGGTCGTTTTCCCAGAAGAACTTAGCATCCGACAGACGCGCCGCCAGTACCTTCTGATTCCCGGCAAGGATCGTTGCGCCATCATCCGCCGTTTCACGGTTGGCGACCGTGATAAAGCGCTCGATTCGCCCCGTTTTCGGGTTCCGGATCGAAAAGAATTTCTGATGTTCCTTCATAGAGGTCTGGAGCACCTCCGGCGGCAGGTCGAGGAACTCGGCCCCAATTTCGCCCATCAGAACGACTGGCCACTCGACCAGCCCCGCAACTTCGGCAAGCAGTCCGTTGTCTTCAACCAGTTCCAGGCCGGACGCGAAGGCCATGTTTTCCGCATCCGCCTTGATGTGTTCGGCACGTTCATTCGCATCCAGAACGACATGGGCGCGCTTCAGCTTGCCCCTGTAGTCCTCGAAGGAACTGACCTCAAAACCGGCGGGCGCCATAAAGCGGTGGCCTCGGACGGTTCTTCCCGATGTGATCCCGCCAACTTCCAACGGTACGACCTCGGCACCACCTTCGTCATGTGTGATGCACAGGATCGAATGTAGCGGGCGGACCCAACGCAGATCGTCACTGCCCCAGCGCATGGATTTGGGCCATGGGAAGTTACGGATCGTGTCGGACAGAACCTCGGCCACGATCTCGGCGGCCGGACGACCTTCTCGGGTGACAGTGGCGAACCAGACCTGCCCCTTTTTATCGTCACGCGCCTCCAACTGGTCCCGAGTCAATCCGGTCGAGCGAAGGAAACCTTCCAGCGCCTTTTCCGGCGCGCCGACGCGCGGACCTTTACGCTCCTCGCGAGTGGTCGGGCTTTCCGAAGCCATCCCCTGTACCGTCAGCACAAGGCGCCGCGGCGTGTGGAAAGCGCCGGCACCGGTATAGGTCAGCCCCGCCTCGACGATTCCATTCGTGACCAACCGCTTCAGATCGGCGGCGGCCTTCGCCTGCATACGGGCCGGAATTTCTTCGGAGAACAACTCAATCAGAAGGTCTGGCATATCTCAATCTCGGTCAGGTGGCGGCGGGCAACCCTCGGGTGCCGGGTCTCCGTCGAAAACGACTTCACCGCAATGGTTGATCTGGTTCCACGCAAAGCCGCGACCGTCCTCCATAATGGCGACAATCCGGTCAATGCCGTAAACGATGTTTTCCTTGCTGACGAAGGCGGTGGCGCCTCCGGTCTCTAGCGCCTCGCCGATTTCCTGACTGTCGAAACAGTCAAACCAGCGCGGCGCATTCAAAGGCTCGGCCGCCGGCTCGGTACGGTAGGTTTCCGCCAGCACCGCGCGGGGCTGATCGGTCAGAAAGCAGGCCCGAAAACGGATGGGCGAACTGATCGCATTAATCGCTTGGATGTCATAGGCCTCGATCGACTTCGTTTCCCCGCTGCCTGCGACCGACAGGTCGATACTTTCCACACCATCGCTCACGTCCTCGTAGAAATAGTATTCCTGCAAGTAATAAAGCGCCGCTCCAGCAATCGCCGCGAACACAATGATGGTTGCGCCAACAATACGCCCGTTCATTGCCCGTCCTCAACGTAGAAGAACGCGAAATGCTCATGTGACAACGACTTGAACGCCATCAGGCCGCTGTACCCGTCGCGGCGTCAGTCTGGACAAAGGCGTCAGCGCAGGCTTTTGCCAAGGCACGCACCCGTCCGATATAGGCCTGCCGTTCCGTGACCGAGATCACCCCGCGCGCATCCAGCAGGTTGAACACATGGCTGGCCTTGATGCATTGATCATAGGCCGGATGCGCCATGATGATCCGCCTACCTGTTTTCGGGTCGTCCGCAGGCGCATCAAGAATGCGCTGACATTCGGCTTCGGCATCCCTGAAATGCTGCAACAGCGTGTCGGTGTCGGCCTGATCGAAGTTCCAGCGGCTGTATTCTTCTTCGGTTTGACGGAAGACATCACCATAACTGAGCGCGATGGGCGATTGCGGATCGTTGAACGGCATGTCCATCACGTGATCGACGCCCAGAACATACATCGCCAGACGTTCCAGCCCGTAAGTCAACTCGCCGGAAACCGGACGGCAGTCATGGCCGCCAACCTGTTGGAAGTAGGTGAACTGGCTGACTTCCATCCCATCACACCAGACTTCCCAACCAAGCCCCCAAGCGCCGAGCGTCGGGCTTTCCCAGTCGTCTTCCACGAACCGGATGTCGTGCAGGTTCATGTCAATCCCGATCGCTTCGAGCGAACCCAAATACAGCTCCTGCATATCCGGCGGGCTGGGTTTGATCAGAACCTGATACTGGTAATAGTGCTGGAGCCGGTTCGGGTTTTCGCCATAGCGCCCATCGGTGGGACGGCGCGAGGGCTGGACATAGGCTGCGGCCCAAGGCTTTGCCCCCAATGCGCGCAAGGTTGTCGCCGGGTGAAAGGTGCCCGCGCCGACTTCCATGTCATAGGGTTGCAAGATGGCGCAGCCCCTGGCGGCCCAGTAGTTCTGAAGCCGCAGGATGATTTCCTGGAAACTGCGCGGTTTGCTTATCTCGCCTGCCATTGCCCGCCTCTTGTATGCTCGCGTTCTCAATAGGCAACAGGCCGTGGGGCGTCAATCAACCCATACCATTTCAGGGTGCAGCCCAATGTCATTCTGATACTGTGCCGCCCAGGCAAGAACACTTCGGAGCGATCATGACCAACGCCGCCCGCACCTTTCGCATGACAGCCTTTCTTCTGGCCAGCCTGTCATTGTGCGCAACCGCGACCCATGGGCAGGGTACGCCTGTCGAAACCCAGGCCCAAGCCCAGCCTCAAATGCAATCGACGATTGATCTGTCGAAATACGAACTGACGCTACACCGCGACGATGTGGCCGGCATCCAGGTTATGCTGCCCCAGGGCGCGGTTGCCTTCGACCGCTACGAGGCACCGTTCGCCTATTTCGAAGCCGACGATAACAGCGGCATCCGGCTGATCCTGTCCAGCACGCCTTCAAAACGCGGGATGCTCCCGGCCTATTACCAGATCTTGCAGGGAATGGACTTCGTGCCGGCCAACGGACCGCGCAGTTTGCAAGACGACAGCTTCACCATCGAAGGGGAAAACGATCAGATTGTCAGCCACAGCTATGCAGTGGATACGGGCGAGGCGATCAAGGGATTCACTTTGGTTTGGCCCGCGGATGATCTCGAGACGCGAGACGCGGTTCTTTCCCGTATCCGCAACAGCTTCACGCCCGTCGAGGGTGTCATGCAACCTGATCTGGGCCACGCAGAGGTCGACAGAGACGATCTTGCCAACATGGCTCATTCCGAACACGCTTCTCGTAGCGCAAGCGGCGTGTTCGCAGATGCGTCGGGGCATGTTCTGACCACATCCGCCGTCGCGGCCTCCTGTTCGAACCTGACCATCAATGACGGCCTGCCAATGGAACTGGCCAACACCGACGGGACGGGCTCGCTGGCATTGCTGCGCCCTACCCGCGACATCGGTGCAGTCCGGTCCGCACATTTTTCGACACTGGACACAGAGCCCGACGCGACGGTCGCGATTTCCGGCTATTCCTATGGCGGGCGTATTAGTCGGCCCACGCTGACAATGGGTGAAACAGGCGCAGCGGACCAGTCCTCTGTAACGCTGGAAGCGAATACCAAATCGGGTGACAGCGGTGGACCTGTTCTAGACCAGGGCGGTGCCGTACGCGGCGTGCTGCTGCCATTGGACTCGCACAGCGGAACCTCGTCGGATCGTGCGATGATCGACAGCCCTGACCTGATCGCGTTCTTGCAGGAGTCCGGCGCAGAACCGTTGACCATCGGCGCAACCCGCGATCTGCATCCTGAAGATCTGTCGCGCATCGCAGAACGCATCACGACGCTCGTCATCTGCCGCGACTGACGCATGAAGATCGATGGCGGGTCGGACTAGGCCCGCCAGAACTGCGGCAGAAACAGCGTCAGAACGACAAGCAATTCCAAGCGCCCGAGCAACATCGCAAAAGACAATATCCATTTGGCGGTGGGATCGATATCAACGAAGTTACCCGCCGGTCCGATCATATCACCTAGCCCGGGCCCGATATTCGCGATGGCCGTCGCGGCGCCTGATACGGATGTCACGAAGTCCAGCCCGGTCATTCCGAGCAGTACCGAGAAGACACCGAGCAGTAAGATGAACA is from Qingshengfaniella alkalisoli and encodes:
- the glyS gene encoding glycine--tRNA ligase subunit beta, giving the protein MPDLLIELFSEEIPARMQAKAAADLKRLVTNGIVEAGLTYTGAGAFHTPRRLVLTVQGMASESPTTREERKGPRVGAPEKALEGFLRSTGLTRDQLEARDDKKGQVWFATVTREGRPAAEIVAEVLSDTIRNFPWPKSMRWGSDDLRWVRPLHSILCITHDEGGAEVVPLEVGGITSGRTVRGHRFMAPAGFEVSSFEDYRGKLKRAHVVLDANERAEHIKADAENMAFASGLELVEDNGLLAEVAGLVEWPVVLMGEIGAEFLDLPPEVLQTSMKEHQKFFSIRNPKTGRIERFITVANRETADDGATILAGNQKVLAARLSDAKFFWENDLRTIQSGGLEGMGKPLADVTFHNRLGSQADRIARIATLAREIAPIVGAEPQLAGQAARIAKVDLSSEMVYEFPELQGIMGRYYGKFADLPDAVSDAAQFHYQPLGPSDDVPRDPVSVAVALADKIDTLTGFWAIDEKPTGSKDPFALRRAALGVIRLILANQLRVSLLDVWLAPIRANRAAMVQAGAFEEGRIPDLSDERVEKECALVLAGDLLAFFHDRLKVYLRDQGIPHDVIDACLSMPGNDDLTLLVKRAESLSAFLKSDDGENLVQGFKRANNILTQAEDKDGVEYSFGPDVKLAETNEERSLFAALDSADGKIGPAMRNEDFASAMSAMSELRTPIDAFFEAVQVNSDNQVVRRNRLNLLHRIRATCSQVADLTRLGG
- a CDS encoding dihydroneopterin aldolase, with translation MTQSASEFGAFPARAGSVGAQTPDMISLRDHTLEIEIGAFQQERGRSQRVRFNIAVELVPFPGQRREDDVDSILSYDVLAQAIEDEIAGARVDLLETLAEGIAARILTHAAADCVCIRIEKLDRLSGALGVEMVRDRKTSRHLGASDSQPVPIIVFVSAEALDADLSDRIDALMKEGPAVLCVDALHTAAPQADHPRAQWRIDLLALEQCAWKLAAQDERCVVVASRTELDWDIRQGRLAVWAPSKLVLDAREDAPELGSSAEMLAHWLATRLGASEMRRWTATGETRVKVDG
- the folP gene encoding dihydropteroate synthase, whose product is MPYYRPISRIDPVRTPGAMTLADGWCWFDQIECLEKGRVSEVIPAREAPADVLTRLTTTRRPLGPLDWSMPRVMGILNVTPDSFSDGGRYTRLDRALSHARQMIHDGAAIIDIGGESTRPGAAFVPAEEEIRRIQPMVEGLANDGVVLSLDTRKAAVAEAGLQAGVHLLNDVSALAFDPDMADVVAKSNVPICLMHTQGNPETMQDAPCYDDALLDVYDHLAERIGAAESAGIARDRIIVDPGIGFGKTVAHNIEILARLDLFHALGCPILLGVSRKRFIGALTGAEQADARFPGSIAVGLAGIAQGVQILRVHDVPQTRQAISLQAAIMGAGSKGQNR
- a CDS encoding DUF6446 family protein; translated protein: MNGRIVGATIIVFAAIAGAALYYLQEYYFYEDVSDGVESIDLSVAGSGETKSIEAYDIQAINAISSPIRFRACFLTDQPRAVLAETYRTEPAAEPLNAPRWFDCFDSQEIGEALETGGATAFVSKENIVYGIDRIVAIMEDGRGFAWNQINHCGEVVFDGDPAPEGCPPPPDRD
- a CDS encoding glycine--tRNA ligase subunit alpha; this encodes MAGEISKPRSFQEIILRLQNYWAARGCAILQPYDMEVGAGTFHPATTLRALGAKPWAAAYVQPSRRPTDGRYGENPNRLQHYYQYQVLIKPSPPDMQELYLGSLEAIGIDMNLHDIRFVEDDWESPTLGAWGLGWEVWCDGMEVSQFTYFQQVGGHDCRPVSGELTYGLERLAMYVLGVDHVMDMPFNDPQSPIALSYGDVFRQTEEEYSRWNFDQADTDTLLQHFRDAEAECQRILDAPADDPKTGRRIIMAHPAYDQCIKASHVFNLLDARGVISVTERQAYIGRVRALAKACADAFVQTDAATGTAA
- a CDS encoding cell wall hydrolase; translation: MKKLPLICVTFLVVGAGAAHAEATISTSNDPSATFSSQLSDLFGRERDAMDSVDEGGIRALVQPQRDFSDLDYSKAWLSQQPAPEGGKALECLSEALYFEARGESVKGQFAVAEVIMNRVKSGSFPDTVCGVIKQGTGKKYQCQFTYNCDGYPETIREKGAYAQVKRVAGVVLAGAPLALTQGATYYHTTAVSPSWARKFFRTAAIGVHRFYRRSERVAQR
- a CDS encoding S1 family peptidase, producing MTNAARTFRMTAFLLASLSLCATATHGQGTPVETQAQAQPQMQSTIDLSKYELTLHRDDVAGIQVMLPQGAVAFDRYEAPFAYFEADDNSGIRLILSSTPSKRGMLPAYYQILQGMDFVPANGPRSLQDDSFTIEGENDQIVSHSYAVDTGEAIKGFTLVWPADDLETRDAVLSRIRNSFTPVEGVMQPDLGHAEVDRDDLANMAHSEHASRSASGVFADASGHVLTTSAVAASCSNLTINDGLPMELANTDGTGSLALLRPTRDIGAVRSAHFSTLDTEPDATVAISGYSYGGRISRPTLTMGETGAADQSSVTLEANTKSGDSGGPVLDQGGAVRGVLLPLDSHSGTSSDRAMIDSPDLIAFLQESGAEPLTIGATRDLHPEDLSRIAERITTLVICRD